The following coding sequences are from one bacterium window:
- a CDS encoding ABC transporter ATP-binding protein, which produces MIDVENVMQQFGPVTALEGISFQIKRGESIALVGASGAGKTTLLRILSTYMAPTRGTVRIAEHDVVTDSLAVRRLIGYLPEKDAIYPEMRVMEYLTFRARLRGLYGRTRVKRLREMVGRCGLAGLERALMGNLSKGEVRRVLLADSLSGEPEVILLDEPTMGLDPMNVERIHALLSPMKGERTMIFSTHDMAEAEWLGSRIMILGKGRVLAFGSAAELVLQFGVRTLTEVVRASATGGTFQ; this is translated from the coding sequence ATGATAGATGTTGAAAATGTAATGCAGCAATTTGGTCCGGTGACAGCGCTGGAAGGGATCTCTTTCCAGATCAAGCGGGGGGAATCCATCGCCCTGGTCGGGGCCAGCGGGGCCGGCAAGACGACCTTGCTTCGCATTTTGTCGACCTATATGGCGCCTACCCGCGGGACTGTACGGATTGCGGAACATGATGTGGTCACCGATTCGTTAGCCGTCCGGCGCCTGATCGGCTATCTCCCGGAGAAGGATGCCATATATCCCGAGATGCGCGTGATGGAATATCTCACGTTCCGGGCACGCCTGCGGGGACTGTATGGGCGGACACGGGTCAAGCGCCTGAGGGAAATGGTCGGGCGTTGCGGGTTGGCCGGTCTGGAACGCGCGCTGATGGGCAACCTGTCGAAGGGGGAGGTGAGGCGCGTGTTGTTGGCGGACAGTCTTTCCGGGGAGCCTGAGGTGATCCTGCTTGATGAACCCACGATGGGGTTGGATCCGATGAATGTGGAACGCATTCATGCCCTGCTTTCCCCCATGAAAGGCGAGCGAACCATGATTTTTTCCACCCATGACATGGCGGAGGCCGAGTGGCTTGGCTCCCGGATCATGATTCTCGGGAAAGGCCGGGTCCTGGCCTTTGGGTCCGCGGCGGAACTCGTGTTGCAGTTCGGGGTCCGAACGCTGACAGAGGTGGTCCGGGCCTCTGCGACCGGAGGCACTTTCCAATGA
- a CDS encoding DUF4340 domain-containing protein — MSWKPTLWILILVVVTALFILVFDRPADSPARALPIEAPLLPLSPGAVTRLAITAGDVVIECVRREGEWVLTRPEEARADEARIKQILEALDASRIRETLSPERLVQRRLTAASFGLDAPRARLVVGTELRADEILVGDDAPLGDLVYLRLKNGTDVIGATLKMSDILPINFEGMRDHFIFPPSLKRVTRLELKHSGGFLQLALRDGQWRIQQPIDARADNRRVEQLIQSLMALKVEAFGAVAAPSDPAVYGLTADEGLMQITLTPEGGRAPLVLTVGKARQDLPDLIYARISDVSSLCSINREVLAFQAIKAESLRDRRLCNADPAAIVSIMLREGDEKLVLEKQEKTGWMIREPFRFKADSQAVGGLLRAICNLKIAESSGNGTTLAPGGTPPTPACRLALATELPSSLVTNTPPPLTPPKGTSWSYRFAVPVAAGANNQVYCEETKMVTEVQPRELSAVWPGAQPSRSLSDPRPYMDCRMFEFPSDQVRRVTLAQNGREETVSVGSDGLWLADSPPEGQIRKGAIPELLSLASSLRAERIESMNATNLLAYGIDESSPRVTFGLTGASGIQKTVLIGGPCGTNGVYSMIQGQDVVFVLKQEMAQALSRPLVEMR, encoded by the coding sequence ATGAGTTGGAAACCCACACTCTGGATTTTAATCCTGGTGGTTGTGACCGCCCTGTTTATCCTGGTTTTCGACCGGCCGGCCGATTCCCCTGCGCGGGCCCTGCCGATCGAAGCCCCGTTGCTGCCATTGAGTCCCGGAGCCGTGACCCGGCTTGCCATTACCGCAGGGGATGTCGTCATTGAATGTGTCCGGCGTGAGGGAGAATGGGTGTTGACACGACCGGAGGAAGCCCGGGCGGATGAAGCCCGCATCAAACAGATTCTTGAGGCATTGGACGCCAGCCGCATCAGGGAAACGCTCAGTCCCGAACGGCTGGTGCAGCGCCGCCTGACGGCGGCCAGTTTCGGTCTGGATGCCCCGCGTGCCCGGTTGGTGGTGGGGACCGAATTGCGGGCGGATGAGATTCTGGTGGGGGATGATGCTCCGCTCGGGGATCTGGTTTACCTCCGCTTGAAAAACGGGACCGATGTCATTGGCGCGACCTTGAAGATGTCCGATATCCTGCCCATCAATTTTGAAGGAATGCGGGACCATTTCATTTTTCCGCCATCCCTCAAACGGGTGACGCGACTGGAATTGAAGCATTCGGGCGGGTTTCTGCAGTTGGCACTCCGGGACGGGCAGTGGCGCATTCAGCAGCCGATTGACGCCCGGGCCGATAACCGGCGGGTCGAACAGTTGATCCAGTCGCTGATGGCTTTAAAAGTTGAGGCGTTTGGGGCTGTGGCCGCTCCTTCCGATCCGGCCGTTTATGGGCTTACAGCTGATGAGGGCTTGATGCAGATTACCCTGACTCCCGAAGGAGGGCGCGCCCCGCTGGTGTTAACGGTGGGGAAGGCCCGGCAAGACCTGCCGGATCTCATCTATGCCCGGATCAGCGATGTGTCCTCCCTTTGCTCCATTAATCGTGAGGTGCTCGCCTTTCAGGCCATTAAGGCAGAATCGTTGCGGGACCGCCGTTTATGCAATGCCGACCCCGCGGCGATTGTTTCCATCATGTTGCGTGAGGGTGATGAAAAATTAGTGTTGGAAAAACAGGAGAAGACGGGCTGGATGATCCGTGAACCCTTCCGGTTCAAGGCGGATTCCCAGGCGGTGGGCGGTCTTCTGAGGGCGATCTGTAATTTGAAAATTGCGGAGTCTTCAGGTAACGGGACCACCCTTGCCCCCGGGGGCACCCCGCCCACACCGGCCTGTCGGCTTGCCCTGGCCACGGAGTTGCCCTCAAGCCTGGTTACTAATACTCCCCCGCCCTTAACGCCCCCCAAGGGGACCAGCTGGAGCTACCGGTTTGCGGTTCCCGTCGCAGCCGGAGCCAATAATCAGGTCTATTGTGAAGAAACAAAGATGGTGACCGAGGTTCAACCTCGCGAGTTAAGCGCGGTATGGCCCGGAGCGCAACCCTCCCGTTCGCTCAGTGATCCCCGTCCCTACATGGATTGCCGAATGTTTGAATTTCCCTCTGATCAAGTCCGGCGCGTCACCCTGGCCCAGAATGGCCGGGAGGAAACCGTATCGGTCGGGAGCGATGGGCTCTGGCTTGCAGACTCGCCCCCGGAGGGGCAGATTCGCAAAGGGGCCATTCCTGAATTATTGAGCCTGGCCTCCTCACTAAGGGCGGAGCGGATTGAGTCCATGAACGCCACCAACCTTCTGGCCTATGGGATTGATGAGTCATCGCCACGGGTGACCTTTGGATTAACCGGTGCGAGTGGCATTCAAAAGACCGTGCTCATCGGTGGTCCCTGCGGAACGAATGGCGTGTACTCGATGATCCAGGGGCAGGATGTGGTGTTTGTGCTTAAACAGGAGATGGCGCAGGCCCTGTCGCGTCCCTTGGTTGAAATGCGATGA
- a CDS encoding Gldg family protein: MNAIRILCRRDLRSWLSLPSFFLMGAGYLLVTGIVFWVFAVTMGGRGLMTTEITFNGMLFWMAFLALASAVSVKLLGDEQERGTLELLLTAPVSEVEVVFAKAGAGFVLILLLAVPAVIYPWILRGLYPGWRGVDPGMWLSGVLILVLLAGLLTLTGMAWSQLLRRQTSASVATFLTGSMLVFRGSLRSWIGGGADDASAGLMAVASHISSFAVGLIDSRALVFYLSGMAILLFVNIRLLQWARYRRTSGVLNVAVSLVLVWVLGGLVNYLAVLHPVRLDVSAAGNSPLPGVVVKTLDHVKKPVRLILLSPDGDPVAILARRVVEKYRFAHPLLHVEMVDQSTDLSRTRDLVNQFKIRQPNVLIVSCGTRQQVLPIKDLERVSPGETRPDLRGATPGAALETELIAALQSVVQEKGPVVYFLTGHDERRIDDFSDYNGYSGIAGMIRERQAEVRSLLLASAESVPEDCAALVIAGPARPLADWEVGKIRDYLTRSGRLMVLVDSGTSSGLDALLSEWGIRLGEERILDSKSSSLLISNAGRSPAVGMGEVPVIRYGRHPITDNLDGLVTSFYMPRPVEPLFSNARRGSLNDHADRPRVIELAFSSGKSWAEADRDQNPPRFNEGYDRPGPLSLAVCVEKGLSSELAMDIKPVRLVVCGDSQFAANACLAGANEAFFINALEWLQERGGDLPRLAAAGGIYNLRIESGDRMMAFFLTVGAMPLLLAGLGGFVALTRRDRRANHSPFRKERTPL; the protein is encoded by the coding sequence ATGAACGCGATCCGTATTCTCTGCCGGCGTGATTTGCGATCCTGGCTCTCGCTTCCTTCATTTTTCCTAATGGGGGCGGGGTATCTCCTGGTGACGGGGATTGTATTCTGGGTGTTTGCCGTGACGATGGGTGGCCGCGGGTTGATGACGACGGAAATCACCTTCAATGGCATGTTGTTCTGGATGGCATTTTTAGCGCTGGCGTCAGCCGTATCCGTAAAGCTGCTGGGCGATGAGCAGGAGCGGGGCACGCTGGAGCTGCTGTTGACCGCCCCCGTCAGTGAGGTCGAGGTCGTTTTCGCCAAAGCCGGGGCTGGCTTTGTATTGATTTTACTGCTGGCGGTGCCGGCGGTGATCTATCCCTGGATTTTGAGAGGGCTTTATCCAGGCTGGCGTGGCGTGGATCCCGGCATGTGGCTCTCCGGCGTGCTGATCCTCGTGCTGCTGGCCGGGCTGCTGACCCTGACCGGAATGGCCTGGTCGCAGTTGCTACGGAGGCAGACTTCGGCCAGTGTGGCGACCTTCCTCACGGGATCGATGCTGGTGTTCCGGGGCTCTTTGCGCAGTTGGATTGGAGGCGGGGCGGATGATGCTTCGGCTGGCCTCATGGCCGTCGCCTCTCATATTTCCAGTTTTGCCGTCGGACTGATCGACAGCCGTGCGCTGGTTTTCTACCTGAGCGGCATGGCGATTCTGCTGTTTGTGAATATCCGGCTCCTGCAATGGGCTCGCTATCGTCGCACGTCCGGCGTGTTGAATGTGGCGGTCTCGTTGGTGCTGGTGTGGGTGCTGGGCGGGCTGGTGAATTACCTGGCGGTGCTTCATCCGGTCCGGTTGGATGTCAGTGCCGCAGGCAACAGCCCGTTGCCCGGGGTGGTGGTCAAGACGCTGGATCATGTTAAAAAACCGGTTCGGCTGATTCTCCTGTCTCCCGATGGGGACCCGGTGGCGATTCTGGCACGACGCGTGGTGGAGAAGTATCGGTTTGCCCACCCTCTGCTTCATGTGGAAATGGTGGACCAGTCCACCGATCTGAGCCGGACGCGTGATCTGGTGAACCAATTTAAAATCAGGCAACCCAATGTCCTGATCGTGAGTTGCGGGACCCGCCAGCAGGTGTTGCCGATTAAAGACCTGGAACGCGTTTCCCCTGGAGAGACGCGACCTGATCTGCGGGGTGCCACCCCGGGGGCGGCACTCGAAACCGAACTGATTGCCGCCTTGCAGTCGGTGGTTCAGGAGAAGGGCCCGGTGGTCTATTTCCTGACCGGACACGATGAGCGCCGGATTGATGATTTTTCGGATTATAACGGCTATTCCGGGATTGCCGGAATGATCCGTGAAAGGCAGGCGGAGGTGCGTTCCCTGCTGCTGGCGTCGGCAGAATCCGTGCCGGAGGATTGTGCGGCACTGGTCATTGCCGGACCGGCACGGCCATTGGCGGATTGGGAAGTGGGCAAAATCAGGGACTATTTGACACGCAGCGGACGCCTGATGGTGCTGGTGGATTCCGGCACCAGCAGCGGGCTGGACGCGCTCCTTTCGGAATGGGGCATCCGGCTGGGGGAAGAACGGATCCTTGACTCGAAGAGTTCCTCCCTGCTGATATCCAATGCGGGCCGGTCGCCGGCGGTGGGGATGGGGGAAGTTCCGGTGATCCGGTATGGCCGGCATCCCATCACTGATAATCTGGATGGCTTGGTCACCTCTTTTTACATGCCTCGTCCGGTTGAACCCCTGTTCAGCAATGCCCGGCGGGGGAGCCTCAATGACCATGCCGATCGCCCGCGTGTGATTGAGCTGGCGTTCAGTTCAGGCAAAAGCTGGGCTGAGGCGGACCGGGACCAGAATCCCCCCCGCTTTAACGAGGGGTATGACCGGCCCGGCCCTTTGTCGCTGGCCGTCTGTGTCGAAAAGGGCCTGTCCTCAGAGCTGGCCATGGATATCAAGCCGGTGCGGCTGGTGGTGTGTGGCGATTCCCAGTTCGCCGCCAACGCCTGTCTGGCGGGCGCCAATGAGGCCTTCTTTATCAATGCCCTGGAATGGTTGCAGGAACGGGGAGGCGACCTGCCGAGGCTTGCGGCGGCAGGCGGGATTTATAATTTACGGATTGAGTCGGGCGACCGGATGATGGCGTTCTTCCTGACCGTGGGCGCCATGCCCTTGCTGTTGGCCGGGCTGGGCGGCTTTGTTGCCTTGACCCGGCGGGACCGGAGGGCGAACCATTCCCCCTTCCGGAAGGAGCGTACGCCCCTATGA
- a CDS encoding competence/damage-inducible protein A, with protein sequence MNAIILSIGDELVLGQTIDSNSAWLSARLADRGIIPLYHKTVADDLEATVTALRLAVEETDLIIVTGGLGPTMDDLTRQAFAAFTNKPLDLHPPSLERIRAYFKSLGREMPSSNRIQAHIPRGAEVLDNDWGTAPGIKLKVGKTLIFALPGVPYEMEKMAEHYIFPLFDRGSGMAVAVALLATFGAGESTIAEKLAELMRRDRNPLVGTTVSGGVVTIRLRSEAPTADLAQKQLVRTVALVKERLGTLVFAEGKQTLAGIVGQAMLAKGARVVTAESCTGGLVAKMLSDVPGASTWFEGGWVTYANALKTRELRVPESVIAQEGAVSEAVACAMAGGALAESTADYSVALTGIAGPDGGTEAKPVGTVWIAIGYRVGDRMETHAEGFRFPGNRDTIRDRAAKTALNLLRLELTKPVAG encoded by the coding sequence ATGAATGCGATTATTTTGTCGATTGGCGACGAGCTCGTGCTCGGGCAGACCATTGATTCCAACTCCGCGTGGCTCAGTGCCCGCCTGGCCGATCGTGGCATTATTCCCTTGTATCACAAAACGGTGGCGGATGACCTGGAGGCCACGGTCACGGCCCTGCGCCTTGCCGTCGAGGAAACGGACTTGATTATTGTCACCGGCGGGCTGGGTCCGACGATGGATGATTTGACCCGCCAGGCCTTTGCCGCGTTCACCAATAAACCCCTGGATCTGCACCCGCCGTCCCTTGAGCGGATCCGTGCGTATTTCAAGTCATTGGGGAGGGAGATGCCGTCCTCCAACCGGATTCAGGCCCATATTCCTCGTGGCGCAGAGGTCCTGGATAATGACTGGGGTACGGCGCCGGGAATCAAACTCAAGGTCGGGAAGACGTTGATTTTTGCGCTGCCGGGTGTTCCCTACGAGATGGAAAAGATGGCGGAGCATTATATTTTCCCTCTTTTTGATCGCGGCTCCGGCATGGCCGTCGCGGTGGCATTGCTGGCGACCTTTGGGGCGGGGGAATCAACCATTGCGGAGAAATTGGCGGAGCTGATGCGGCGTGACCGCAACCCGCTGGTGGGGACCACTGTTTCCGGCGGGGTGGTGACGATCCGGTTGCGCAGTGAGGCCCCAACGGCCGATCTGGCTCAGAAACAGCTGGTCCGGACGGTGGCATTGGTGAAGGAGCGTCTCGGAACCCTTGTTTTTGCCGAAGGCAAGCAGACCCTGGCGGGCATCGTGGGCCAGGCCATGCTGGCAAAGGGCGCGCGGGTGGTGACTGCGGAAAGTTGTACCGGCGGGCTGGTGGCCAAGATGTTGTCAGATGTCCCCGGAGCCAGCACCTGGTTTGAGGGCGGCTGGGTGACGTATGCGAATGCCCTGAAAACCCGGGAATTGCGAGTGCCTGAATCGGTCATCGCACAGGAAGGCGCCGTGAGTGAAGCGGTCGCCTGTGCCATGGCGGGGGGGGCATTAGCTGAGTCAACCGCAGATTATTCGGTAGCGCTGACCGGCATTGCCGGACCCGACGGCGGAACCGAAGCCAAACCGGTGGGAACCGTGTGGATCGCCATTGGATACAGGGTGGGGGACCGTATGGAGACTCACGCCGAGGGCTTCCGGTTTCCCGGCAACCGGGACACGATCCGGGACCGGGCGGCCAAGACGGCGCTCAATCTCCTCCGCCTTGAGTTGACAAAACCGGTTGCCGGCTAA